The Amycolatopsis umgeniensis DNA segment TCGTGGGCAGATGGGAGTGCGCCGCCCGGTTCGGCCTGGCCGACAGGGTGATCGCGGCCGTCGCGAGCGAGGTGGTGGACCTCGGCTGTGCCGAACTCGGCACAACGGGTCTGCCACCGGAGACCATCAGCGAGATCAGCGAGGGTGTGCAGTCCCTCGTACACGGTTCGAGGAGCCACCAGTCATGAGCGTGGAAAGCACCGAGACCAACCCGCTTCGCGCGCTGAGCCCGCAAGACCTGCGGGCTCACGCGGCCGAGGCGCTCACCAGGGCCCGCGAGCGCAGTGTCGCGCTGACAGACATCGACGACGAAGAGCTGGTCCGCCAGCATTCGAAACTGATGTCGCCGCTGGTCTGGGACCTGGCGCACATCGGCAGCCAAGAGGAACTCTGGCTGGTCCGCGACGTCGGCGGACGCGAGGCGCTCCGCCCGGACATCGACGACATCTACGACGCGTTCCAGCACGCCCGCGCGGACCGTCCGGAGCTGCCGCTGCTGGGGCCGGAGGAGACGCGCAGGTACGTCCGCGAGGTCCGGGAGAAGTCCTTCGACATCCTGGAAAACGTTCCACTGCAAGGCAGGCGGCTCACCGAGGACGCCTTCGCCTTCGGCATGATCACCCAGCACGAACAGCAGCACGACGAGACGATGCTGGCCACCCATCAGCTCCGCAAGGGCGATCCGGTGCTGCACGCACCCGCCCCGCCGCCGTCGCGGTCCGGACGGCTGCCCGCGGAGGTGTTCGTACCCGGCGGCGCGTTCACGATGGGCACGTCCGCGGAACCATGGGCCCTGGACAACGAGCGTCCGGCGCACGAGGTCGCGGTGGAGGCGTTCTTCATCGACACCACCCCGGTCACCTGCGGGGCCTATGCCGAGTTCCTCGACTCCGGCGGTTATCAGGACCCGAAGTGGTGGAGCGAGAGCGGCTGGGCGTATCGCGGCGAGCACGGCATCGACGCGCCGCGCTTCTGGAAGCGGGAGCAGGACGGCTGGTGGCGGACGCGGTTCGGCGTCTACGAAAAGGTGCCCGCCGCGGAACCCGTGGTCCACGTCTCGTTCCACGAGGCCGAGGCGTACGCCGCCTGGGCCGGACGGCGCCTGCCGACCGAACGGGAGTGGGAGAAGGCCGCGCGATTCGACCCGGCGACCGGGCGTTCGCGCCGGTTCCCTTGGGGCGACGAGGAACCCACCCCCGACCACGCCAATCTCGGGCAGCGCCACCTTCGGCCCGCGGAGGTGGGCGCGTATCCGGCCGGTGCCTCGCCGCTGGGCGTGCACCAGCTGATCGGCGACGTCTGGGAGTGGACCAGCAGCGGGTTCGAGGCGTACCCGGGCTTCACCGCGTTCCCGTACAAGGAGTACTCGGACGTGTTCTTCGGCGGGGATTACCGGATCCTGCGCGGTGGTTCGTTCGGCACGGACGCGGCGGCCATCCGCGGCACGTTCCGCAACTGGGACCATCCGATCCGGCGGCAGATCTTCTCCGGGTTCCGCTGTGCCCGGGACGCGCGGCCGGGCGAGGTGGCCTGAAAGGCATGTGCCGTCACCTCGCGTATCTCGGTGAGCCGCGTTCGCCTGCCGAGATGCTCTTCGACGCCCCGCATTCCCTGCTCGTGCAGTCCTACGCCCCGGCCGACATGCGGGGCGGCGGCTCGGTCAACGCGGACGGATACGGCCTCGGCTGGTACGCCGAAGGTCCCGATCCGCTGCGGCTGCGCCGGCCCGCTCCCTTGTGGACGGACGGGGACCTGCCCGCGCTGGCCGGGTCGGTGCGGTCGCACGCCTTCATGGCGGCGGTCCGCAA contains these protein-coding regions:
- the egtB gene encoding ergothioneine biosynthesis protein EgtB — encoded protein: MSVESTETNPLRALSPQDLRAHAAEALTRARERSVALTDIDDEELVRQHSKLMSPLVWDLAHIGSQEELWLVRDVGGREALRPDIDDIYDAFQHARADRPELPLLGPEETRRYVREVREKSFDILENVPLQGRRLTEDAFAFGMITQHEQQHDETMLATHQLRKGDPVLHAPAPPPSRSGRLPAEVFVPGGAFTMGTSAEPWALDNERPAHEVAVEAFFIDTTPVTCGAYAEFLDSGGYQDPKWWSESGWAYRGEHGIDAPRFWKREQDGWWRTRFGVYEKVPAAEPVVHVSFHEAEAYAAWAGRRLPTEREWEKAARFDPATGRSRRFPWGDEEPTPDHANLGQRHLRPAEVGAYPAGASPLGVHQLIGDVWEWTSSGFEAYPGFTAFPYKEYSDVFFGGDYRILRGGSFGTDAAAIRGTFRNWDHPIRRQIFSGFRCARDARPGEVA